The Thiosulfativibrio zosterae genome has a window encoding:
- the glmU gene encoding bifunctional UDP-N-acetylglucosamine diphosphorylase/glucosamine-1-phosphate N-acetyltransferase GlmU, which translates to MALKVVILAAGKGTRMRSNIPKVLQPLAQRPLLQHVVNTAKQLDAETIITVIGHGADQVEQVMQGQNLVYAYQLEQKGTGHAVQQAIPFFGDEDTVLILYGDVPLTAMSTLEDLLSLVDDQHPLALLTINLDNPQGYGRIVRNTHHAVQAIVEQKDASVSQLQITEVNTGMMAVKGAHLRQWLGQLSANNAQGEYYLTDIIAACVNDGFEVHTTQPQAEIEVLGVNNKQQLQDLERQFQRQLADNLMQQGVTLIDANRIDIRGELKAGMDVSIDVNCVFEGKVELGDGVTIGANCVIKNAKLASGVIIYPFSHLEDVVMGENASAGPYARLRPGTDLGADVKIGNFVETKNAKIAQGSKVSHLSYIGDTVMGQDCNIGAGTITCNYDGVNKHLTQIGDRVFVGSDTQLVAPVVVGDDATIGAGSTITKAVPAAELTLSRSKQLTISGWQKPVKKAK; encoded by the coding sequence ATGGCTCTAAAAGTCGTTATTTTGGCAGCAGGCAAGGGGACGAGAATGCGTTCTAATATCCCAAAAGTTTTACAACCCCTGGCACAAAGACCCTTATTACAACATGTGGTCAATACCGCAAAACAACTGGATGCTGAAACCATTATCACTGTGATTGGCCATGGAGCCGATCAGGTTGAGCAGGTCATGCAAGGCCAAAATCTGGTGTATGCTTATCAACTGGAACAAAAAGGTACCGGCCATGCGGTTCAACAAGCCATTCCATTTTTTGGCGATGAAGATACCGTTTTAATTTTATATGGTGATGTACCCTTAACCGCTATGTCAACTTTAGAAGATTTGCTGTCCTTGGTCGATGACCAACATCCTTTAGCTTTGTTGACGATCAACTTGGATAATCCGCAAGGTTACGGGCGAATTGTTCGTAATACTCATCATGCGGTACAAGCCATTGTCGAACAAAAAGATGCTTCAGTGAGTCAGTTACAAATAACCGAAGTGAATACGGGAATGATGGCGGTCAAAGGCGCTCACTTGCGCCAGTGGCTTGGCCAACTTTCTGCTAATAATGCACAGGGTGAATATTATTTAACCGATATTATAGCTGCCTGTGTTAATGACGGCTTTGAAGTCCACACCACACAACCGCAAGCTGAAATTGAAGTCTTAGGTGTTAACAATAAACAACAACTCCAGGACTTGGAGCGCCAATTTCAACGACAATTAGCGGATAATTTAATGCAGCAAGGTGTCACGCTGATAGATGCCAATCGAATTGATATTCGTGGGGAGCTGAAAGCGGGTATGGATGTCTCGATTGATGTTAATTGTGTATTCGAAGGCAAAGTTGAACTCGGCGATGGCGTTACGATAGGCGCCAATTGTGTTATTAAAAATGCCAAGCTGGCTTCAGGGGTTATCATCTATCCCTTCTCGCATCTTGAGGATGTCGTCATGGGTGAAAACGCCAGCGCAGGGCCTTATGCGCGTTTGCGTCCAGGCACAGATTTGGGCGCTGATGTTAAGATTGGGAATTTCGTAGAAACCAAAAATGCCAAAATCGCTCAGGGTTCAAAAGTGAGTCATTTAAGTTATATTGGCGATACGGTTATGGGGCAGGATTGTAATATTGGTGCCGGTACAATTACCTGTAACTACGATGGTGTTAATAAGCATCTCACCCAAATTGGAGATCGCGTATTTGTGGGGTCGGACACGCAATTGGTTGCACCCGTTGTGGTGGGAGACGATGCAACCATCGGTGCGGGTTCAACCATTACCAAAGCCGTGCCTGCTGCTGAGTTAACCTTGTCGCGCTCTAAACAATTGACCATATCGGGCTGGCAAAAGCCGGTAAAAAAAGCAAAATAA
- the atpE gene encoding F0F1 ATP synthase subunit C, which produces MEAQFIADIYAATAIGVGVILAAAGLGSAIGWGLICSKTLEGIARQPEMRPALMTNMFIFAGLMESFPFIILAFAMWFLFANPFVGAMKAALGA; this is translated from the coding sequence ATGGAAGCTCAATTTATTGCGGACATTTACGCTGCTACAGCAATCGGTGTTGGTGTTATCTTAGCAGCAGCGGGTCTAGGTTCAGCTATCGGCTGGGGTTTAATCTGTTCTAAGACACTAGAAGGTATCGCACGTCAACCAGAAATGCGTCCTGCTTTAATGACTAACATGTTTATCTTCGCTGGTTTGATGGAATCTTTCCCATTCATCATCTTAGCTTTCGCAATGTGGTTCTTATTTGCTAACCCATTCGTTGGTGCGATGAAAGCAGCTTTAGGCGCTTAA
- a CDS encoding F0F1 ATP synthase subunit B translates to MSINATLLIQIIAFLLLIWFVNKVLWGPLSKLMEDRQKKIADGLSAAEKGKHELELAEQRAKEVLKEAKEQAQNVLSQAEKRGSEIVEDAKIKATEEADRIKASAHAEIEQEVSRAREELRKEVSALVVSGAEKILHKEVDATAHNAMLETLVKAI, encoded by the coding sequence GTGAGTATTAACGCAACGCTTCTCATCCAAATCATTGCTTTCTTGCTGTTGATTTGGTTTGTGAACAAAGTGCTGTGGGGGCCGCTTTCAAAGTTAATGGAAGATCGTCAGAAGAAAATCGCTGACGGACTTTCTGCCGCTGAGAAAGGAAAGCATGAACTTGAATTGGCTGAACAACGCGCTAAAGAAGTGCTAAAAGAAGCCAAAGAACAAGCTCAAAATGTACTAAGTCAAGCTGAAAAGCGTGGTTCTGAAATCGTAGAAGATGCGAAAATCAAAGCCACTGAAGAAGCTGACCGTATCAAAGCTTCCGCCCACGCAGAAATCGAGCAAGAAGTAAGTCGAGCCAGAGAAGAACTCCGTAAAGAAGTTTCTGCTCTCGTTGTATCAGGTGCTGAAAAAATCCTTCATAAAGAAGTGGACGCAACTGCTCATAACGCAATGCTTGAAACCTTAGTTAAAGCAATCTAA
- the ubiA gene encoding 4-hydroxybenzoate octaprenyltransferase — MNPTNTTPLSFKQTLWAYIQLMRLNRPVGIYLVLWPALWALWLGAGGFPGWLILSVFVSGAVLMRSAGCVINDYADRHFDGHVARTCQRPIAAGLIKPKSALVFFLILCLIAFGLVLLLNPLTISLSLGAVLLAALYPFMKRFTYWPQAFLGAAFAWAVPMGFAATANAVPWQAWPIFIITLIWALIYDTAYAIGDKEDDLKIGVKSTAILFGERVQAVIGVFQILMLLGLIWIGHLFALGWVYHLSLGAVAGLFLYHQKLLGLNQPSMAFKAFLNNHWVGFVVLLGIAFDQNLQSLGVN, encoded by the coding sequence ATGAACCCTACTAACACAACGCCTCTGTCATTCAAACAAACGCTATGGGCTTATATTCAGCTAATGCGTTTGAATCGTCCTGTCGGTATTTATTTAGTCCTTTGGCCAGCACTTTGGGCGCTTTGGTTGGGGGCAGGCGGTTTTCCTGGGTGGTTGATCTTGAGTGTTTTTGTGTCGGGCGCTGTATTAATGCGCTCGGCAGGTTGCGTGATTAACGACTATGCTGATCGCCATTTTGATGGTCATGTCGCTCGAACCTGCCAAAGACCGATTGCGGCAGGGTTAATTAAGCCCAAATCTGCATTGGTGTTTTTTTTGATTTTATGTCTGATCGCTTTTGGATTAGTTCTATTGCTAAACCCTTTAACCATCAGTCTTTCTTTGGGCGCTGTTTTACTTGCCGCACTTTATCCGTTTATGAAGCGTTTTACCTATTGGCCACAAGCATTTTTAGGTGCCGCTTTTGCATGGGCGGTTCCCATGGGGTTTGCGGCAACTGCCAATGCAGTTCCCTGGCAGGCATGGCCAATTTTTATCATTACACTGATTTGGGCGCTGATTTATGACACGGCTTATGCCATCGGTGATAAAGAAGATGATTTAAAAATTGGCGTTAAATCAACCGCCATTTTATTTGGTGAGCGCGTGCAAGCCGTCATTGGCGTTTTCCAAATACTGATGTTATTGGGTCTGATTTGGATAGGTCATTTATTTGCATTAGGTTGGGTCTATCACTTGAGTTTAGGTGCAGTGGCAGGATTATTTTTATACCACCAAAAGCTATTAGGCTTAAACCAACCGTCTATGGCTTTTAAAGCCTTTCTTAATAATCATTGGGTTGGTTTTGTTGTTTTGCTTGGCATAGCGTTTGATCAGAACTTGCAATCACTGGGCGTGAACTAG
- the atpA gene encoding F0F1 ATP synthase subunit alpha has protein sequence MQLNASEISQLIKDRIAGFDGAAESGSEGTVVSIADGIALIHGVSDVMYGEMVQFDENTFGMALNLEQDSVGVVVLGEYEHISEGDKVTCTGRILEVPVGPEMMGRVVDALGRPIDGKGPINAKITSPIERIAPGVIDRKSVDQPMMTGIKSIDSMIPVGRGQRELIIGDRQTGKTAIAIDAIISQKNTGVKCVYVAMGQKASTVNNVARKLEEYGAMDNTVIVAANASDPAALQYLAAYAGCAMGEYYRDRGEDALIIYDDLTKQAQAYRQISLLLRRPPGREAFPGDVFYLHSRLLERAARVNADYVERFTNGEVKGKTGSLTALPIIETQAGDVSAFVPTNVISITDGQIFLETGLFTQGIRPAVNAGLSVSRVGGAAQTKAIKKLGGGIRLDLAQYRELAAFAQFASDLDAATKAQLERGKRVTELMKQKQFSPLTIAEMAISLFAANEGHLDDIEVDKVLPFEAALHAYLNSQHADLAAKINEKGDWNDDIIAGVKACIASFKANGVY, from the coding sequence ATGCAATTGAATGCCTCTGAAATCAGTCAACTAATCAAAGACCGCATCGCTGGCTTTGATGGTGCTGCAGAGTCTGGCAGTGAAGGAACGGTCGTTAGTATTGCTGACGGTATCGCTCTTATCCACGGCGTGTCAGATGTAATGTATGGTGAGATGGTTCAATTCGACGAGAACACTTTCGGTATGGCTCTTAACTTAGAGCAAGATTCTGTTGGTGTTGTTGTTTTAGGTGAATATGAACACATCTCTGAAGGTGACAAAGTCACTTGTACTGGTCGTATTTTAGAAGTCCCAGTTGGCCCAGAAATGATGGGTCGCGTTGTAGATGCTTTAGGGCGTCCTATCGACGGTAAAGGTCCAATCAACGCTAAGATTACATCACCTATCGAGCGTATCGCTCCTGGTGTTATTGATCGTAAGTCAGTTGATCAGCCTATGATGACTGGTATTAAGTCAATCGATTCTATGATTCCTGTTGGCCGTGGTCAGCGCGAATTAATTATCGGTGACCGTCAAACTGGTAAAACAGCAATCGCTATTGATGCCATCATTTCGCAGAAAAACACAGGTGTTAAATGTGTTTATGTAGCGATGGGTCAAAAAGCATCTACCGTTAATAACGTAGCTCGTAAATTAGAAGAATACGGTGCAATGGATAACACAGTTATCGTTGCTGCAAACGCTTCTGATCCAGCTGCTTTACAATACCTAGCTGCTTATGCAGGTTGTGCGATGGGTGAATACTATCGTGACCGTGGTGAAGACGCATTGATTATTTATGATGATTTGACAAAGCAAGCTCAAGCTTACCGTCAGATTTCATTATTACTTCGTCGTCCTCCAGGGCGTGAAGCTTTCCCTGGTGATGTTTTCTATCTACATTCTCGTTTACTTGAGCGTGCTGCTCGTGTTAATGCTGATTATGTTGAAAGATTTACAAACGGTGAAGTCAAAGGTAAGACAGGTTCATTAACCGCTCTTCCGATTATTGAAACACAAGCAGGTGACGTATCTGCATTCGTACCAACTAACGTAATCTCGATTACTGATGGTCAGATCTTCCTTGAAACGGGTTTATTCACTCAAGGTATCCGTCCTGCAGTTAACGCTGGTTTGTCTGTATCACGTGTTGGTGGTGCTGCTCAAACTAAAGCGATTAAGAAATTAGGTGGTGGTATTCGTTTAGACTTAGCACAATACCGTGAATTAGCGGCATTTGCTCAGTTTGCATCAGACTTAGATGCAGCAACTAAAGCACAGTTAGAGCGCGGTAAGCGTGTAACTGAATTAATGAAGCAGAAGCAATTCTCTCCATTAACTATTGCTGAAATGGCTATCTCTTTGTTCGCTGCAAACGAAGGTCACCTAGACGATATCGAAGTGGATAAGGTATTACCTTTTGAAGCTGCTTTGCATGCTTACCTAAACTCACAACACGCTGACTTAGCCGCCAAGATCAATGAGAAAGGCGACTGGAATGATGACATTATTGCAGGTGTAAAAGCTTGTATCGCTTCATTCAAAGCAAACGGCGTTTACTAA
- the atpB gene encoding F0F1 ATP synthase subunit A, producing MSAEKMGTVEYIQHHLTNNTLALNAEAQEAINNGQMTFWALNLDTIAISFLLGALIVLVAARLGKQLETGTPGGFQNFVESILDFVSTNVRDAFPGHNPLIAPLALTIFLWVWVMNFMDLIPVDLLPYLAQLVTGDPHFHLKVVPTTDLNTTLAMATAVFGLILYYNIKIKGVWGFIKMFLFHPFGKFLVPVNMVMTLIEEVSKPLSLALRLFGNMFAGELVFLLIALIGGTLAVGAAAFFWAPLQALLDLGWLIFHLLVITLQAFIFMVLTIVYLGMAHDEGH from the coding sequence TTGAGTGCTGAAAAAATGGGAACTGTCGAGTATATTCAACATCACTTGACTAACAATACACTCGCTTTAAATGCAGAAGCACAAGAAGCCATCAACAATGGACAAATGACTTTCTGGGCGTTAAACCTAGATACCATAGCCATCAGTTTTTTACTGGGTGCGTTAATTGTTCTTGTTGCGGCGCGTTTAGGTAAACAATTAGAAACTGGCACTCCAGGCGGGTTTCAGAACTTTGTTGAAAGTATTTTAGACTTCGTTTCAACGAATGTTCGTGACGCATTTCCAGGTCACAACCCTTTAATCGCTCCTTTAGCACTAACCATTTTCTTGTGGGTGTGGGTAATGAACTTCATGGACTTAATTCCTGTTGATTTATTACCTTACCTTGCTCAATTGGTAACAGGCGATCCACATTTTCATTTGAAAGTTGTTCCTACAACTGACTTGAATACAACACTTGCAATGGCAACTGCGGTATTTGGTTTAATCTTGTACTACAACATCAAAATCAAAGGGGTTTGGGGCTTCATTAAGATGTTCCTTTTCCACCCATTTGGTAAATTCTTAGTACCTGTAAACATGGTAATGACGCTGATTGAAGAGGTTTCTAAACCTTTATCACTTGCACTGCGTTTGTTCGGAAATATGTTTGCTGGTGAACTTGTATTCTTACTGATCGCTTTGATCGGTGGAACCTTGGCAGTGGGTGCCGCTGCCTTTTTCTGGGCACCTTTGCAAGCTCTGTTAGATCTTGGTTGGTTGATTTTCCACTTGTTGGTTATCACACTCCAAGCTTTCATCTTCATGGTGCTTACAATCGTTTACTTGGGAATGGCTCACGACGAAGGTCACTGA
- the atpG gene encoding F0F1 ATP synthase subunit gamma, with protein MAGGSKEIRAKIASVTNTKKITKAMEMVAASKMRKAQARMEATQPYVEKVKRVIGHVASAHPEYKHPYTMVSDKVKRVGLIMISSDRGLCGGLNSNLFRKALPMLKAWKEQGVEVELALVGNKAQAFFRSYGGNVVASVTDLGDAPHIEDLVGTIKVILDKFESGALQEVYLASNEFVNTMAQNPTVEKVIPLVAEASDKTHWDYLYEPDAKTALDLLMRRYVESMVYGAVVENAACEQGARMMAMKNATDNAGEMISELKLSYNKARQAAITAELSEIVAGSAAV; from the coding sequence ATGGCAGGCGGTAGTAAAGAAATACGGGCCAAAATTGCGTCCGTAACCAATACCAAAAAGATCACCAAAGCCATGGAAATGGTTGCGGCTTCTAAAATGCGTAAAGCGCAAGCTCGCATGGAAGCGACGCAACCATACGTCGAAAAAGTGAAGAGAGTCATTGGACATGTTGCCAGTGCTCATCCAGAGTATAAGCATCCTTATACAATGGTGAGTGACAAGGTTAAGCGTGTTGGTTTAATAATGATCTCTTCTGATCGAGGTCTATGTGGTGGTTTAAACTCAAACTTATTCCGTAAAGCTTTACCTATGCTTAAAGCATGGAAAGAGCAAGGCGTTGAGGTTGAGCTTGCTTTAGTTGGTAATAAGGCACAGGCATTTTTCCGTAGCTACGGTGGAAATGTGGTTGCTTCTGTTACTGATTTAGGCGATGCACCTCACATTGAGGATTTAGTCGGTACGATCAAGGTTATCTTAGATAAGTTTGAATCAGGGGCTTTGCAAGAAGTTTATTTAGCTTCTAACGAATTCGTTAACACGATGGCACAAAACCCAACCGTTGAAAAAGTAATTCCTCTAGTCGCTGAAGCATCAGATAAAACTCATTGGGACTACCTATATGAGCCTGATGCAAAAACTGCGTTAGATTTATTGATGCGTCGTTATGTAGAAAGCATGGTTTATGGCGCGGTTGTTGAAAATGCTGCATGTGAGCAAGGCGCTCGTATGATGGCAATGAAGAATGCAACCGATAACGCAGGTGAAATGATTAGCGAACTTAAGTTGTCATACAACAAAGCTCGTCAAGCCGCGATCACAGCTGAATTGTCTGAGATTGTTGCTGGTTCAGCTGCTGTATAA
- a CDS encoding F0F1 ATP synthase subunit epsilon, with amino-acid sequence MAVSMQVDIVSAEGLLFSGKAGMVFAQAANGEVGILPHHTQFLSQLKPGQVRVVSGDEEDNFYISGGIIEIQPSVVTILADTAIRAEDLDHAAAEESKRRAEEAMSQAKSDTDIARAQVELAEAVAQIQTITKMRDRLHKTGLA; translated from the coding sequence ATGGCAGTCTCAATGCAAGTCGATATTGTAAGTGCAGAAGGATTACTGTTTTCAGGTAAGGCTGGAATGGTATTTGCACAGGCTGCCAATGGTGAAGTAGGTATCCTACCTCACCATACCCAGTTCTTAAGCCAGTTAAAGCCTGGTCAAGTTCGTGTTGTGAGCGGTGATGAAGAAGATAACTTCTACATCAGTGGTGGCATCATCGAAATTCAACCTTCGGTTGTGACTATCCTTGCGGATACAGCAATTCGTGCGGAAGACCTTGATCATGCGGCGGCTGAAGAATCAAAACGCCGTGCTGAAGAAGCCATGTCACAAGCAAAATCAGATACTGATATTGCGCGTGCTCAGGTTGAATTGGCCGAAGCGGTTGCACAGATTCAAACGATTACAAAAATGCGTGATCGTTTACATAAAACTGGGTTGGCTTAA
- a CDS encoding F0F1 ATP synthase subunit delta, whose translation MAELMTIARPYAEAAFAYAKEQNKLTEWSSMLSNLAAIASDEAMAGMIANPAYTEQNVLDIFTGVMGANLTKEGKNLLVTMSENKRLAALALVSEAFENLKAIEENRIRATVISAFEATVEQKNKLSAALNAKFDAEVEINYEVDASLLAGIKIKVGDWAIDGSALSQLKKLGAAIAQ comes from the coding sequence ATGGCAGAATTAATGACAATTGCAAGACCGTACGCTGAAGCTGCTTTTGCTTATGCAAAAGAACAGAACAAGCTTACTGAGTGGTCGAGTATGCTAAGCAACCTAGCCGCAATCGCCTCTGATGAAGCGATGGCTGGCATGATTGCGAATCCAGCTTACACTGAACAAAATGTCTTAGACATTTTCACAGGTGTAATGGGAGCAAACTTAACTAAAGAAGGTAAAAACCTTTTAGTAACCATGTCTGAAAATAAAAGATTGGCCGCATTGGCACTGGTTTCTGAAGCTTTTGAAAATTTAAAAGCAATCGAAGAAAACCGTATCAGAGCGACCGTTATTTCAGCGTTCGAAGCTACGGTTGAACAGAAGAACAAATTAAGTGCTGCTTTAAATGCTAAGTTTGATGCTGAAGTCGAAATTAACTATGAAGTAGATGCTTCGTTACTCGCAGGCATAAAGATCAAAGTCGGTGATTGGGCCATTGATGGTTCAGCACTTTCTCAACTTAAAAAACTTGGCGCAGCAATCGCCCAATAA
- the atpD gene encoding F0F1 ATP synthase subunit beta: MMSGKIVQIIGPVIDVEFKGAALPKIYDALTVDALGLTLEVQQQIGDNQVRAIAMGSSDGLKRGMAVTNTGAAISVPVGKATLGRIFDVLGNPIDNAGPVEAEAKMVIHRAAPKFDELAASQELLETGVKVIDLICPFAKGGKVGLFGGAGVGKTVNMMELIRNIAIEHSGYSVFAGVGERTREGNDFYYEMEEGGVLDKVALVYGQMNEPPGNRLRVALTGLTMAEYFRDEGRDILFFVDNIYRYTLAGTEVSALLGRMPSAVGYQPTLAQEMGQVQERITSTKTGSITSIQAVYVPADDLTDPAPATTFAHLDATVVLNRSIAETGIYPAIDPLDSTSRQLDPQVVGQEHYDVARGVQKTLQRYKELKDIIAILGMDELSEEDRSLVARARKMQRFFSQPYFVAKVFTGEDGRYVPLKETIRGFKMILSGEMDDTPEQAFMFAGDIDEVLEKSKKYKG; encoded by the coding sequence ATTATGAGTGGAAAAATAGTACAAATTATCGGCCCGGTTATCGACGTCGAATTTAAAGGTGCTGCTTTACCAAAAATCTATGACGCGTTAACTGTTGATGCTTTGGGATTAACTCTTGAAGTACAACAACAAATCGGTGATAACCAAGTTCGCGCAATCGCGATGGGTTCTTCAGACGGTTTAAAGCGTGGCATGGCTGTTACAAATACAGGCGCAGCGATCTCTGTTCCTGTTGGTAAGGCAACTCTTGGCCGTATTTTCGATGTATTGGGTAACCCAATCGACAATGCTGGTCCAGTAGAAGCAGAAGCTAAGATGGTTATTCACCGTGCAGCACCTAAGTTCGATGAACTTGCGGCTTCACAAGAATTACTAGAAACTGGCGTTAAAGTTATCGACCTAATTTGCCCATTCGCTAAGGGTGGTAAAGTTGGTTTGTTCGGTGGTGCTGGTGTTGGTAAGACCGTTAACATGATGGAATTGATCCGTAACATCGCGATTGAACACTCAGGTTACTCAGTATTTGCTGGTGTAGGTGAGCGTACTCGTGAAGGTAACGACTTCTATTATGAAATGGAAGAAGGTGGCGTACTGGATAAAGTTGCGTTGGTATATGGTCAGATGAATGAGCCACCAGGAAACCGTTTACGCGTTGCCTTGACTGGTTTAACCATGGCTGAATACTTCCGTGATGAAGGTCGTGACATTCTGTTCTTCGTAGATAACATTTACCGTTATACCTTGGCTGGTACAGAAGTATCTGCCTTGTTAGGTCGTATGCCTTCTGCGGTAGGTTACCAACCTACTTTGGCTCAAGAAATGGGTCAAGTACAAGAGCGTATCACTTCTACTAAGACAGGTTCTATCACATCTATCCAAGCAGTATATGTTCCTGCGGATGACTTGACTGACCCTGCACCTGCAACCACATTTGCTCACTTAGACGCGACTGTTGTATTGAACCGTTCTATTGCTGAAACAGGTATTTACCCAGCAATCGATCCATTAGATTCAACTTCTCGTCAGCTAGACCCACAAGTTGTTGGTCAAGAGCATTATGATGTTGCTCGTGGTGTTCAAAAAACATTACAGCGTTATAAAGAGTTGAAAGACATCATCGCCATCTTAGGTATGGATGAGTTGTCTGAAGAAGACCGTTCATTAGTTGCGCGTGCGCGTAAAATGCAGCGTTTCTTCTCTCAACCTTACTTCGTTGCTAAAGTATTCACTGGTGAAGATGGGCGTTATGTTCCACTAAAAGAAACCATCCGTGGTTTCAAAATGATCCTAAGTGGTGAAATGGACGATACACCTGAACAAGCATTTATGTTTGCGGGTGACATTGACGAAGTTTTAGAGAAATCTAAAAAATATAAAGGGTAA